The following coding sequences are from one Paenibacillus sp. JDR-2 window:
- the fabV gene encoding enoyl-ACP reductase FabV, protein MIIKPKSRGFICTTAHPVGCAEQVNRQVEYVQSQPNLKGPRNVLVIGASTGYGLASRIVAAFGAGANTVGVFTSKGAEGNRTAKPGWYNSAAFEKAAAESGLKSFSLTGDAFSDETKARTIDLIRTELGSVDLVVYSVAAPRRVHPKTGEVLNSVIKPIGQSYSNKTVNFHNGVVSEATIEPATEEEISQTITVMGGEDWQMWIDDLQAAGVLAEGATTIAYSYIGPEITHAVYRDGTIGRAKNDLEATAHNLTEQLSSTGGRAYVAVAKALVTQSSSAIPVVPLYISALFKVMKEKGIHEGCIEQMYRMFATRLYVDGPTPVDEKGLIRMDDWEMREDVQAAVDKLWSEITTENVYELSDLEGYRREFFQLFGFETDGIDYEADTNPEVDVPNLR, encoded by the coding sequence ATGATCATTAAACCGAAATCTCGCGGCTTTATTTGTACAACCGCCCATCCGGTTGGATGCGCAGAGCAAGTTAACCGCCAAGTGGAATACGTACAATCTCAACCTAATTTGAAAGGTCCGCGTAATGTGCTTGTTATCGGTGCATCTACGGGTTATGGTCTTGCTTCCCGTATCGTTGCGGCATTTGGCGCAGGCGCAAATACGGTTGGCGTATTTACGAGCAAAGGCGCGGAAGGCAACCGCACGGCAAAGCCAGGCTGGTACAACTCCGCTGCTTTCGAGAAGGCTGCCGCGGAATCCGGCCTGAAATCCTTCAGCCTCACCGGCGACGCATTCTCCGACGAAACCAAAGCAAGAACGATCGATCTGATCCGCACGGAGCTTGGCTCGGTTGATCTGGTCGTCTACAGCGTTGCCGCACCACGCCGCGTTCATCCGAAGACCGGCGAAGTGCTGAACTCGGTGATTAAGCCGATCGGTCAATCCTATTCGAACAAAACCGTTAACTTCCATAACGGGGTTGTGTCCGAAGCTACGATTGAGCCGGCTACGGAAGAAGAAATCAGCCAGACGATTACCGTTATGGGCGGCGAAGACTGGCAAATGTGGATCGACGATCTCCAAGCAGCAGGCGTTCTGGCTGAAGGCGCTACAACAATTGCTTACTCGTACATTGGTCCTGAAATTACGCATGCGGTTTACCGTGACGGCACAATTGGCCGCGCGAAAAATGATCTGGAAGCTACGGCGCACAACCTGACCGAGCAGCTGTCCTCCACTGGCGGACGCGCTTATGTAGCGGTTGCCAAAGCGCTGGTTACGCAGTCCAGCTCCGCCATTCCGGTCGTGCCGCTATACATCTCGGCACTCTTCAAAGTAATGAAGGAAAAAGGCATTCACGAGGGCTGCATCGAGCAAATGTACCGCATGTTCGCTACCCGCCTGTACGTAGATGGCCCAACTCCGGTTGACGAAAAAGGCCTCATCCGCATGGATGACTGGGAAATGCGCGAAGACGTTCAAGCTGCGGTAGACAAGCTGTGGAGCGAGATTACCACGGAAAATGTTTACGAGCTGTCCGATCTTGAAGGCTACCGCCGCGAGTTCTTCCAGCTGTTCGGCTTCGAAACCGACGGTATTGACTACGAAGCGGATACAAATCCGGAAGTTGATGTTCCGAACCTCCGTTAA
- a CDS encoding alpha/beta-type small acid-soluble spore protein, which produces MANRKSLLVPNARAALEQLKFEIAQELGIELPADGYYGNMTTHDMGSIGGTITKRLIQMAEQQIAGRY; this is translated from the coding sequence ATGGCTAACCGCAAATCCTTATTAGTGCCAAATGCACGCGCAGCGCTTGAACAACTAAAGTTCGAGATCGCGCAAGAGCTTGGCATAGAGCTTCCCGCTGACGGCTACTACGGCAATATGACTACTCACGATATGGGCTCCATCGGCGGAACGATTACCAAACGTCTCATCCAGATGGCTGAACAGCAAATCGCTGGCCGCTACTAG
- a CDS encoding LLM class flavin-dependent oxidoreductase, with the protein MTTTKKLGNVKLSILDLAPIVEGSTASDALRNSLDLAQHAEKWGYTRYWVAEHHSMPGIASSATSLVIGHIAGGTSTIRVGSGGIMLPNHAPLVIAEQFGTLESLYPGRIDLGLGRAPGSDRQTMMALRRDLYGGENFPAMLEELRGFFRGPESEKAVRAVPGEGLDVPIWLLGSSDFSARLAGELGLPFGFASHFSPDFTLPALDIYRSNFKPSAYLDKPYAMVGVNAIAADTDEHAEWLGTTLEQQFLNLIRGGVPRKIQPPADLEGFANPYELTAVRNQLRTAIKGSPQTVEAKLNAFIEQTDADEVIINCAIYDHQERLKSYELIAQLGLSGGSKE; encoded by the coding sequence ATGACAACAACGAAAAAGCTTGGCAACGTCAAGCTGTCTATATTAGATCTTGCGCCGATTGTTGAAGGCTCAACGGCTTCGGACGCATTGCGCAACAGCCTCGACCTGGCCCAGCATGCGGAAAAATGGGGCTATACCCGCTATTGGGTAGCCGAGCATCATAGCATGCCGGGAATCGCCAGCTCGGCCACTTCATTAGTAATCGGACATATTGCTGGCGGTACTTCGACCATACGCGTCGGCTCCGGCGGCATTATGCTGCCGAACCATGCGCCGCTTGTTATCGCGGAGCAATTCGGTACGCTTGAATCGCTGTATCCCGGCCGAATTGATCTTGGCCTTGGCCGCGCACCGGGCAGTGACCGCCAGACGATGATGGCGCTGCGCCGCGATTTGTACGGCGGGGAGAATTTCCCGGCGATGCTGGAAGAGCTTCGCGGCTTCTTCCGCGGACCAGAATCGGAGAAAGCGGTACGCGCGGTGCCGGGCGAAGGACTGGATGTGCCGATCTGGCTGCTTGGCTCCAGTGATTTCAGCGCAAGGCTTGCAGGCGAGCTGGGCTTGCCTTTTGGCTTCGCGAGCCATTTCTCGCCGGACTTTACGCTGCCGGCGCTTGATATTTACCGCAGCAACTTCAAGCCGTCGGCTTATCTGGATAAGCCGTATGCGATGGTTGGCGTAAACGCTATCGCAGCCGACACGGACGAGCATGCGGAATGGCTTGGCACAACGCTGGAGCAGCAGTTCCTCAATCTGATCCGCGGCGGCGTGCCAAGAAAGATTCAGCCGCCGGCTGATCTGGAAGGCTTCGCCAATCCGTATGAGCTGACGGCCGTGCGCAATCAGCTTCGCACGGCGATCAAAGGCAGTCCGCAGACGGTTGAAGCAAAGCTGAATGCGTTTATCGAGCAGACAGATGCGGATGAAGTGATCATTAACTGCGCGATTTACGATCATCAGGAGCGGCTGAAATCCTATGAGCTGATTGCTCAGCTCGGATTAAGCGGCGGCAGCAAGGAATAA
- a CDS encoding phasin family protein, which produces MKDLFGRAVSFGLGFAVTSKEQVEKLAEEWVRKGEITKAESSVYVDELLKKGEETRNKIEEMIRERVQSVIGEKYVTRERYEQLEQRVAALEHKEIPVD; this is translated from the coding sequence ATGAAGGATTTGTTCGGAAGAGCCGTATCGTTTGGACTTGGATTTGCGGTCACAAGCAAGGAGCAAGTTGAGAAGCTGGCGGAGGAATGGGTGCGAAAAGGCGAAATTACCAAAGCCGAATCGTCCGTATACGTCGATGAGCTGCTCAAGAAAGGCGAAGAAACACGCAATAAAATTGAAGAGATGATTCGTGAACGCGTCCAATCCGTTATTGGAGAAAAATACGTAACAAGAGAGCGGTACGAGCAGTTGGAGCAGCGGGTGGCGGCGCTGGAGCATAAAGAAATACCTGTGGACTGA